The following are encoded in a window of Oncorhynchus keta strain PuntledgeMale-10-30-2019 chromosome 10, Oket_V2, whole genome shotgun sequence genomic DNA:
- the cfap107 gene encoding cilia- and flagella-associated protein 107 isoform X1, with translation MCSTTYSMGNQEKSYDKWTQPGWRIEQKYANNVLIGNWVEDKFQFTRECKTANSTNRADYQPQWDHRPDVILRREALRKAEGLPAKLLLSHHGTLPSHYLVTLYDEMYGRQGTSTLPPLRSWHPDRLAWTPEKSDHPSLAPPTNFGLVESRQVRLDQQQSPLPALSVYRSAYQKYPLSAFCQPRFASVPRGHSSKLHPANRINKDMDLKQRPCRQVPDNSVSASILPPLSVV, from the exons ATGTGCAGTACCACATACAGTATGGGAAATCAGGAAAAGAGTTACGATAAATGGACCCAACCTGGCTGGAGAATAGAGCAGAAgtatgcaaacaatgttcttatTGGCAACTGGGTGGAAGATAAGTTTCAG TTCACTCGAGAGTGTAAGACAGCCAACAGCACCAACCGTGCAGACTACCAGCCACAGTGGGACCACCGGCCAGACGTCATCCTCAGACGAGAGGCGCTGCGGAAAGCTGAG GGCCTTCCTGCTAAGCTGCTTCTCTCCCACCATGGCACGCTGCCCTCCCATTACCTGGTCACCCTCTATGATGAGATGTATGGGCGCCAGGGCACCTCCACCCTGCCTCCGTTGCGTTCCTGGCATCCAGACAGGCTGGCGTGGACGCCAGAGAAGTCTGACCACCCAAGCTTGG CACCTCCAACTAACTTTGGCCTGGTGGAGTCTAGACAGGTCCGTCTGGACCAGCAGCAGTCCCCCCTCCCTGCGCTGAGTGTGTATAGGTCAGCGTACCAGAAGTACCCACTCAGTGCTTTCTGCCAGCCCCGCTTCGCCAGTGTGCCACGAGGCCACTCCAGTAAGCTCCATCCTGCCAATCGAATCAACAAGGACATGGATCTGAAACAACGGCCCTGCAGACAGGTCCCAGACAACTCAGTCTCCGCCAGcatcctccctcccctgtctgttGTGTAG
- the cfap107 gene encoding cilia- and flagella-associated protein 107 isoform X2: protein MQTMFLLATGWKISFRQFTRECKTANSTNRADYQPQWDHRPDVILRREALRKAEGLPAKLLLSHHGTLPSHYLVTLYDEMYGRQGTSTLPPLRSWHPDRLAWTPEKSDHPSLAPPTNFGLVESRQVRLDQQQSPLPALSVYRSAYQKYPLSAFCQPRFASVPRGHSSKLHPANRINKDMDLKQRPCRQVPDNSVSASILPPLSVV from the exons atgcaaacaatgttcttatTGGCAACTGGGTGGAAGATAAGTTTCAG ACAGTTCACTCGAGAGTGTAAGACAGCCAACAGCACCAACCGTGCAGACTACCAGCCACAGTGGGACCACCGGCCAGACGTCATCCTCAGACGAGAGGCGCTGCGGAAAGCTGAG GGCCTTCCTGCTAAGCTGCTTCTCTCCCACCATGGCACGCTGCCCTCCCATTACCTGGTCACCCTCTATGATGAGATGTATGGGCGCCAGGGCACCTCCACCCTGCCTCCGTTGCGTTCCTGGCATCCAGACAGGCTGGCGTGGACGCCAGAGAAGTCTGACCACCCAAGCTTGG CACCTCCAACTAACTTTGGCCTGGTGGAGTCTAGACAGGTCCGTCTGGACCAGCAGCAGTCCCCCCTCCCTGCGCTGAGTGTGTATAGGTCAGCGTACCAGAAGTACCCACTCAGTGCTTTCTGCCAGCCCCGCTTCGCCAGTGTGCCACGAGGCCACTCCAGTAAGCTCCATCCTGCCAATCGAATCAACAAGGACATGGATCTGAAACAACGGCCCTGCAGACAGGTCCCAGACAACTCAGTCTCCGCCAGcatcctccctcccctgtctgttGTGTAG
- the klhdc7a gene encoding kelch domain-containing protein 7A, whose amino-acid sequence MPIADLLGVQFDMQLLGKLTCSVAAVLLISWAYRFYSSRGTAAKPQLYVRPPPDRPTEAPIGTCLNCKMELRAPTTAKHDTRSDGDKQPGHSQSDDLTPDKTNTGTGEGKVTQIEEAGKLTNTKEMAALQEESNVEEDNSLELEEDFPVFVEEAEIKTNNCMFGSILKLPDPNDSGLASPSGRRSPCFLQRLEGSVGLGVGRELRQDMGLQGAYSSFLSKAEITVEDANLVMEGPGDQSIVRGKIYEYFVESSSHSITDSILGQFEGNSLDSQSVKFGSRGSSLTEPPSSLSPIIMRDLVLPQSPGERPFSPVSPEPTSPIKPGLIRKESYLTAAEHSELLITSLIPRASTQLRPHSQAYSSGDPSPVSPLSPTTDTRGPSAWERPSLETIAGARFVNLPQENMGSSELESLKAKLDLGNCMEVLEQSKKHGQAPLQQAALRVMSDNYLQVLRDPGLYGMLRAGERDEIQKQRMRGRQFLVAANMVPQDWVGSSPQGTKTEQRATNKPSSGLYCYDDYIDSWHRLCPIPQEVISKGCAVCTMDNYLFVAMGGCQQGADREMKPSKRVFCYNPVTSIWKEISPMNESRPHCKLAALQGCIYAIGGECLSTVERYDPRSDRWTFVAPLPNDTFAVAHHVTVCNGELFVLGGTLRYTLLRYNPKTNVWRKSAITGSKMRTTEIVGVGNFLYRFDVNPQLGISVYRYHTVARLWYECCTKRLAHCPAFQCVVVDDTIYCICHQFTMRFLADEISPSFVADDLSVLTAAKGILFPFVLSLPDKKALQTSV is encoded by the coding sequence ATGCCCATAGCAGATCTGCTGGGTGTCCAGTTCGACATGCAACTGCTGGGGAAGCTGACGTGTTCCGTGGCCGCTGTTCTGCTCATCTCCTGGGCTTACAGATTCTACAGCTCCAGGGGTACAGCAGCTAAACCCCAGCTCTATGTGAGGCCTCCTCCAGACAGGCCCACTGAAGCACCCATTGGAACCTGTCTGAACTGCAAGATGGAACTGCGAGCTCCAACCACAGCCAAACATGACACAAGGAGTGATGGGGACAAACAGCCTGGCCACTCACAGAGTGATGACCTGACACCTGACAAGACCAATACAGGGACAGGGGAAGGAAAAGTGACCCAGATTGAAGAAGCAGGCAAGTTAACAAACACTAAGGAAATGGCTGCATTGCAGGAGGAATCGAATGTAGAGGAGGACAACAGCTTGGAGTTGGAGGAAGATTTCCCCGTGTTTGTTGAGGAGGCTGAGATTAAGACCAATAATTGTATGTTTGGATCCATCTTGAAACTCCCTGATCCTAATGACAGTGGGCTGGCCAGCCCATCAGGCCGTCGATCCCCTTGCTTTCTGCAGAGGCTGGAGGGCAGTGTGGGGCTGGGTGTCGGCAGAGAGCTGCGGCAGGACATGGGGCTTCAGGGGGCCTACTCCAGCTTTCTCTCCAAGGCAGAGATCACAGTGGAGGATGCCAACCTTGTGATGGAAGGACCTGGGGACCAGAGCATTGTGCGGGGAAAGATCTATGAATACTTTGTGGAATCTTCCTCGCACTCCATCACAGACTCCATATTGGGTCAGTTTGAGGGGAATTCACTGGACTCACAGTCTGTGAAATTTGGAAGCCGTGGCAGCAGCCTCACTGAGCCTCCCTCGTCCCTAAGCCCCATCATCATGCGTGATCTGGTTTTGCCACAGAGTCCTGGTGAGAGGCCGTTCTCCCCAGTTAGTCCGGAGCCCACATCTCCCATCAAGCCGGGTCTCATACGCAAGGAGAGCTACCTCACAGCGGCTGAACATTCAGAACTCCTGATCACCTCTCTGATACCCAGAGCCTCGACCCAGCTGAGGCCCCACTCTCAGGCCTATTCATCAGGGGATCCCAGCCCTGTCAGTCCCCTCAGTCCCACAACAGACACCAGGGGCCCCAGTGCATGGGAGAGGCCCAGCCTAGAAACCATAGCTGGGGCTAGATTTGTAAATCTGCCTCAAGAAAACATGGGCAGCTCAGAGTTGGAGAGCTTAAAGGCCAAACTTGATTTGGGCAACTGCATGGAGGTGCTGGAGCAGTCTAAGAAGCATGGGCAGGCCCCTCTGCAGCAGGCAGCCCTCAGAGTGATGTCTGACAACTACCTCCAGGTCCTCAGGGACCCAGGTCTGTATGGGATGCTGAGAGCAGGCGAGCGGGATGAGATTCAGAAACAGCGCATGAGAGGAAGGCAGTTCTTAGTGGCAGCCAACATGGTCCCTCAGGACTGGGTGGGGAGTAGTCCTCAAGGGACAAAAACAGAGCAGCGAGCCACCAACAAGCCATCCAGTGGTCTCTACTGCTATGATGATTATATAGACAGCTGGCACCGATTGTGTCCCATCCCGCAGGAAGTCATCTCCAAAGGCTGTGCCGTGTGCACTATGGACAACTACTTATTTGTAGCAATGGGGGGCTGCCAGCAGGGcgcagacagagagatgaaaccTTCCAAGAGAGTGTTCTGCTACAACCCTGTAACGTCCATTTGGAAAGAGATCAGTCCTATGAATGAGTCCAGGCCCCACTGCAAACTGGCAGCCCTGCAGGGCTGCATCTATGCCATCGGAGGGGAGTGTTTGTCTACCGTAGAGCGCTATGACCCCCGCTCTGACAGATGGACTTTTGTGGCCCCACTGCCCAATGATACATTTGCTGTGGCCCATCATGTCACGGTGTGTAATGGGGAACTCTTTGTTCTAGGGGGAACACTGAGATACACACTGTTGCGCTACAACCCAAAAACCAATGTGTGGAGGAAAAGCGCAATAACGGGAAGCAAAATGAGGACCACCGAGATAGTGGGAGTAGGAAACTTTCTGTATCGATTTGATGTCAACCCACAGCTAGGCATCAGTGTGTACCGCTACCACACCGTGGCACGACTATGGTATGAATGCTGCACCAAACGCCTCGCCCACTGCCCTGCCtttcagtgtgttgttgtggaCGACACCATCTACTGCATATGCCACCAGTTCACCATGAGGTTCCTGGCTGATGAGATCTCTCCGAGCTTCGTAGCGGATGATTTGAGTGTCCTCACTGCAGCTAAGGGCATCCTTTTCCCCTTTGTACTCTCACTTCCTGATAAGAAAGCTCTCCAGACCAGTGTGTGA